ATCTCATCGGGATGCTGCATGCGTGGCGCGTCCCACTTCGCCCGCTCGTAGGCGTCGAGGGCGGACTGGTAGTCGTGTCGGGCGTCGGCGTCGAGGACGCTCTCGGCGACCGTCCCGTCGAGGCGCTGCAACTGCTCACCGAAGACGGTGACGTCCTCCTCGGCCAGCCGGCGCATCTCGTCGAGGACCTCGACCTGCCCTCGCCGCTCGGCCCGCCTGTCCCTGACGCGCCGAGCTGCGTACGGCACCGTCGCACCAGCAGCGAGGGCGAGGAGCAGCCACTCCATCGTGCCTCCTCCCCACGGCGTGCGAGGCCCCACGGCTGCCCGCGGAACCTCGTGCTCCGCGGGCAGCCGCGCAGTCCCCTGGCGACTCGCCGTCATCCGCAACCACTGGTCCGTAGACGCTACGCCTCGTCACGGCGCCCGGCGAGGTCACTCGTCGGTGACTAGTCCAGCGGTTCAGCCGAAGAGCTCCCCCAGCCAGTGCTCCTTCTTCTTGCCGCGATGATCGCGGTCGTCACGACGGTCACGGTCGTCGTAGTCCTGTCGGGGGCGCCCGCGCGTGTCGCGGGGAGCCGCAGCCGGCGGAGCGGCCGCGCGCGAGGCATCCAGCTCCGCACGCTCGAGGATCTTGTCCAGCTCGCCGCGGTCCAGCCACACACCGCGGCACTCCGGGCAGTAGTCGATCTCGACGCCCGCCCGCTCGGACATGACCAGGGTCGTGGAATCGTTGGGGCACTTCATGGA
This genomic stretch from Nocardioides renjunii harbors:
- a CDS encoding TFIIB-type zinc ribbon-containing protein, whose protein sequence is MKCPNDSTTLVMSERAGVEIDYCPECRGVWLDRGELDKILERAELDASRAAAPPAAAPRDTRGRPRQDYDDRDRRDDRDHRGKKKEHWLGELFG